A single window of Aspergillus puulaauensis MK2 DNA, chromosome 5, nearly complete sequence DNA harbors:
- a CDS encoding lytic polysaccharide monooxygenase auxiliary activity family 9 protein (CAZy:AA9;~COG:G;~EggNog:ENOG410PNFI;~InterPro:IPR005103;~PFAM:PF03443;~SECRETED:SignalP(1-19)) yields the protein MSVARTAGFALASAAMVSAHGYVQGIVADGSYYGGYLVDNYPYNPSPPDVVGWSEQATDLGFVEPNSYTDADIICHKEAKNAQLSAAIKAGGEVELQWTEWPESHHGPVIDYLANCNGDCATVDKSTLEWFKISEAGLVDGSSAPGTWASDDLIANNNSWTVTIPSSIADGNYVLRHEIIALHSAGQENGAQNYPQCVNLKVTGGGSDKPAGTVGTKLYTPSDEGIAFNIYAQLDSYPIPGPALYSGGSSGGNGGGSSPTSSSPVIPTSSSGASSTPLAPSSTAEVSVTAPTQVATQVAQPTTEVVTSTQDAPAQTQTVTETASAPAPTEPATGSGSDNSSGSDNSSSGSSSGSDNSSSGGSGSSDGSSSGSSTELPTDSASLTEWFNSLSAEEFLNYLKATFSWLVTDKVHARSLE from the coding sequence ATGTCTGTCGCTAGAACTGCTGGTTTCGCCCTTGCCTCCGCGGCCATGGTCTCGGCCCACGGCTACGTCCAGGGAATTGTCGCCGATGGCTCGTACTACGGAGGATACCTGGTCGACAACTACCCCTACAACCCCAGCCCCCCTGATGTTGTCGGATGGTCTGAGCAGGCCACGGACCTGGGCTTCGTCGAGCCCAACAGCTACACCGACGCCGACATCATCTGCCACAAGGAGGCCAAGAACGCCCAGCTCTCTGCCGCGATCAAGGCTGGTGGAGAGGTTGAGCTGCAGTGGACTGAGTGGCCCGAGAGCCACCACGGCCCCGTCATCGACTATCTCGCCAACTGCAACGGCGACTGCGCGACCGTCGACAAGTCCACCCTCGAGTGGTTCAAGATCAGCGAGGCCGGTCTCGTCGATGGCAGCAGTGCCCCCGGTACCTGGGCCTCCGACGACCTGATcgccaacaacaactccTGGACCGTGaccatccccagcagcatcgCCGATGGCAACTACGTGCTCCGCCACGAGATCATCGCCCTGCACTCCGCCGGCCAGGAGAACGGCGCCCAGAACTACCCCCAGTGTGTCAACCTCAAGGTCaccggcggcggcagcgacAAGCCCGCCGGTACCGTCGGAACCAAGCTGTACACTCCTTCCGACGAGGGTATCGCGTTCAACATCTACGCCCAGCTTGACTCCTACCCCATCCCCGGTCCTGCTCTCTACTCTGGCGGCTCCTCCGGCGGCAACGGTGGCGGCAGCTCTCCTACCTCCAGCTCTCCCGTCATccccacctccagctccggtgcttcttccactcctctTGCTCCCAGCTCGACTGCCGAGGTTTCCGTGACTGCTCCCACCCAGGTTGCTACCCAGGTCGCCCAGCCCACCACCGAAGTTGTCACCTCGACCCAGGACGCCCCTGCTCAGACCCAGACCGTCACTGAGACTGCGTCCGCCCCTGCCCCTACCGAGCCTGCCactggttctggctctgacaacagctctggctctgacaACTCCTCAagcggctccagctccggctctgACAACAGCAGCTCTGGCGGCTCTGGCAGCTCTGATGGCTCCAGCTCTGGCTCCAGCACTGAGCTCCCCACCGACAGTGCCAGCCTCACCGAATGGTTCAACTCTCTCAGCGCCGAAGAGTTCCTCAACTACCTGAAGGCCACCTTCTCTTGGTTGGTCACCGACAAGGTCCACGCTCGTTCCCTCGAGTAA
- a CDS encoding putative RNA binding protein Ligatin/Tma64 (COG:J;~EggNog:ENOG410PJ8I;~InterPro:IPR036974,IPR036877,IPR039759,IPR015947, IPR039757,IPR001950,IPR041366;~PFAM:PF17832,PF01253;~go_function: GO:0003723 - RNA binding [Evidence IEA];~go_function: GO:0003743 - translation initiation factor activity [Evidence IEA];~go_process: GO:0001731 - formation of translation preinitiation complex [Evidence IEA];~go_process: GO:0006413 - translational initiation [Evidence IEA]), translating to MFKKKPTIKNLSPLRSSDRRKIADQIISDYKIEIPSTPPAESSDNAAPANPAQPTLSSIRNALLPENCLSARFTTTAGPDLREVQGTVYVGTHDDSEERVLWFKIDQGPGAEKRLYPTVYTLWHNPNIVPLLHTPELVMRKLRSGADLMTPGLANEPPFDERAVKGAVVAVASLDRETVPRFVGICEIDVSALGEVQGTKGHAIRGIQWEGDEVWGWSPSSRPGVPAPEYLEGWDEEVTEEGEAGEIEEGVEGLELEDKGEQEAGEADAGEPAEEEAGEPVVEKEPTTKEIDDAFEKAFLYSLYKLKQDNPSAPNHGLSLPISPSALIANMITPFLPIYTAQQAQFYQIKKTSWKNVKKFIKYLDKQVLVKAKDRSGQETVILDVDFDDRRVINFTPYRLPNKSAIEGTGKTSNAAGKKPVASTDGDPAVGQTLTVQTLYRPTAKLTPTIFPPLSSTHPSNYYKYSDVSKQLDQYIQSQDPSIVDPQNKRILTLTPFLANTIFSSSSAEDRNTLARGKTTRDMLLKKLVEDPTLLAPHYVILKPGQTLSDVKPKAGAAPKANITVERRTGSKTVTKVSNLEVFGILPNLLAEELQKKCASSTSVSQANGAAKGVMEVLVQGDQRKAIDTALTRRGLKSQWIDVVDKTKKKK from the exons Atgttcaagaagaagcccacc ATCAAAAACCTTTCGCCGCTGCGGTCTTCAGACCGTCGCAAGATTGCTGACCAAATTATCAGCGATTACAAGATCGAGATCCCCTCAACGCCTCCCGCGGAATCCAGCGACAATGCCGCACCCGCAAACCCGGCGCAACCAACCCTCTCATCCATCCGCAATGCCCTCCTCCCCGAAAACTGCCTATCGGCACGCTTCACAACCACCGCCGGCCCTGACCTGCGCGAAGTCCAAGGCACAGTCTACGTCGGCACGCACGACGACAGCGAGGAACGCGTCCTCTGGTTCAAGATCGACCAAGGACCCGGCGCGGAGAAACGTCTATACCCCACCGTCTATACGCTGTGGCATAATCCGAACATCGTGCCGCTGCTTCACACGCCGGAGCTTGTTATGCGGAAACTACGCTCTGGTGCGGATTTGATGACGCCTGGTCTGGCGAATGAGCCGCCGTTTGATGAGCGCGCGGTTAAGGGTGCggttgttgcggttgcgAGTCTGGATCGGGAGACTGTGCCGCGCTTTGTGGGAATTTGTGAGATTGATGTTTCTGCGCTTGGGGAGGTGCAGGGAACGAAGGGGCATGCTATTAGGGGGATTCAGTGGGAGGGGGATGAGGTGTGGGGTTGGAGTCCGTCTTCACGGCCTGGTGTCCCTGCGCCGGAGTACTTGGAGgggtgggatgaggaggttaCGGAAGAGGGGGAGGCTGGAGAGATCGAGGAAGGTGTTGAAgggttggagttggaggataAAGGCGAGCAGGAAGCTGGCGAGGCAGACGCTGGAGagccagctgaagaagaggccgGAGAGCCtgttgttgagaaggagcCTACCACAAAAG AAATCGACGACGCGTTTGAAAAAGCTTTTCTTTATTCCCTGTATAAATTGAAACAGGATAACCCTTCTGCTCCTAACCACGGTCTATCTCTCCCCATATCCCCGTCCGCCTTGATAGCGAACATGATCACACCATTCCTTCCGATATACACTGCACAGCAAGCTCAATTCTATCAGATCAAAAagacgagctggaagaacgTCAAGAAGTTCATCAAATACCTCGACAAGCAGGTACTGGTGAAAGCAAAAGACCGCAGCGGACAGGAAACGGTCATCCTGGACGTGGACTTCGACGATCGTCGAGTCATCAATTTCACTCCGTACCGGCTACCAAATAAGAGCGCGATTGAGGGCACAGGGAAGACGTCAAATGCAGCTGGCAAGAAGCCCGTAGCAAGCACAGATGGCGACCCTGCCGTCGGGCAGACACTCACAGTGCAAACCCTCTACCGGCCAACAGCTAAGCTAACCCCAACAATATTCCCTCCCCTATCCAGCACGCACCCCAGCAACTACTACAAATACTCCGACGTCTCCAAACAACTAGATCAGTATATTCAGTCCCAAGACCCTTCGATTGTCGACCCCCAGAACAAACGAATCCTCACCCTCACGCCATTCCTCGCCAACACCAtcttctcatcttcttcagccgAGGACCGAAACACTCTCGCCCGCGGCAAGACAACACGCGATATGCTCTTGAAGAAACTAGTGGAAGACCCAACTCTACTGGCGCCGCACTATGTCATCCTCAAGCCAGGCCAAACGCTCTCCGACGTGAAGCCCAAAGCCGGCGCAGCGCCAAAAGCCAACATAACTGTCGAGCGTCGCACAGGCTCCAAGACCGTCACAAAGGTTTCCAACCTGGAAGTCTTTGGGATTCTCCCGAATCTGCTAGCTGAGGAGCTCCAGAAGAAGTGCGCCAGTAGTACGAGCGTTTCCCAGGCCAACGGAGCCGCGAAGGGAGTCATGGAGGTCCTTGTGCAGGGTGACCAGCGCAAGGCTATAGATACCGCCCTTACTCGCCGGGGCCTGAAGTCGCAGTGGATTGATGTGGTTGAtaagacgaagaagaagaaatag
- a CDS encoding tRNA maturation protein LHP1 (COG:A;~EggNog:ENOG410QDTN;~InterPro:IPR000504,IPR036388,IPR035979,IPR006630, IPR012677,IPR036390,IPR002344;~PFAM:PF05383,PF00076;~go_component: GO:0005634 - nucleus [Evidence IEA];~go_component: GO:1990904 - ribonucleoprotein complex [Evidence IEA];~go_function: GO:0003676 - nucleic acid binding [Evidence IEA];~go_function: GO:0003723 - RNA binding [Evidence IEA];~go_process: GO:0006396 - RNA processing [Evidence IEA]) produces MAEEQKPVTAQATNAEAEKDVQDVLAELKGETDAPANGAEKKDDAPADKSEDAEEARIVAAAAKLGEKSEKTESENRTEDRGRDRRARRNESKFDPSAQEETDDPVEIRKQVEFYFSDSNLPMDKFLLSKVGGSKNNAVPLELLHSFKRMRRFQPFSAIVEALKPSETLELTDNETSVRRKVPLPETVKDTHDPTVVKVFEDQAMARSIYAKGFGEENPTTQLDIEAFFAPYGPVNAIRLRRTNDKYFKGSVFVEFASEEKQKAFLELDPKPQWKGQDLNIKSKKEYCDEKVKEIEAGRVRPSGGRGRGGRGGRGGRGGRGGRRDNNRDWRDRRDEDQKRGFRNDRDQKPERREVEKDASGVPIVQSTADSTGQKRTRDEDANGDHPSKKVDTKE; encoded by the exons GAAAAGAAGGACGATGCTCCCGCCGACAAGTCTGAGGACGCGGAAGAGGCCCGTAttgttgccgctgctgctaAGCTCGGCGAGAAGTCAGAGAAGACCGAGAGTGAAAACAGAACAGAGGACCGTGGTCGCGATCGCCGGGCTCGTCGCAACGAGAGCAAGTTCGATCCCTCCGCGCAGGAGGAGACCGATGACCCAGTGGAGATCCGCAAGCAGGTCGAATTCTACTTCTCAGACTCCAACCTTCCCATGGAcaaattcctcctctccaagGTCGGTGGCAGCAAGAACAACGCCGTTCCCCTCGAGCTTCTCCACTCTTTCAAGCGCATGCGCCGATTCCAGCCCTTCAGCGCCATCGTCGAGGCACTCAAGCCTTCCGAGACCCTTGAACTCACAGACAATGAAACCTCCGTTCGCCGCAAGGTCCCCCTTCCCGAGACCGTTAAGGATACCCACGACCCCACTGTCGTCAAGGTCTTCGAGGACCAGGCCATGGCGCGCAGCATCTACGCCAAGGGGTTCGGAGAAGAGAACCCTACCACGCAACTTGACATTgaggccttcttcgcccccTACGGCCCCGTCAACGCCATCCGTCTTCGCCGGACCAACGACAAATACTTCAAGGGAAGTGTGTTTGTCGAGTTCGCATCAGaggagaagcaaaaggcgTTCCTGGAACTGGACCCCAAGCCCCAGTGGAAGGGCCAGGACCTCAAcatcaagagcaagaaggaATACTGCGACgagaaggtcaaggagaTCGAGGCCGGCCGAGTCAGACCCAGCGGTGGTCGTGGCCGcggcggccgtggcggtCGGGGAGGTcgtggtggccgtggcggccgCCGTGACAACAACCGCGACTGGAGAGATCGACGGGATGAGGACCAGAAGCGAGGCTTCCGAAACGACCGTGACCAAAAGCCCGAGCGCCGCGAGGTCGAGAAGGACGCTAG CGGCGTTCCTATTGTGCAGAGCACCGCCGACTCCACGGGCCAAAAGCGCACCCGTGACGAAGACGCGAACGGCGACCACCCTTCCAAGAAGGTTGACACGAAAGAGTAA
- a CDS encoding uncharacterized protein (COG:S;~EggNog:ENOG410PRI2;~InterPro:IPR011008,IPR013097;~PFAM:PF07876), translated as MAVYHIVLFRLKQGVTPAQLQHWTATAQGMVGKIPGLVSLKAGGPLPICVPRAKGFDMGLVAVLEKPSDVEAYAVHPAHLEVHKMREELCEDTLAYDLEF; from the exons ATGGCCGTCTACCACATCG tcctcttccgcctcaaACAAGGCGTGACACCCGCACAGCTGCAGCACTGGACAGCCACCGCCCAAGGTATGGTTGGCAAAATCCCGGGCCTGGTCTCGCTGAAGGCCGGCGGGCCGCTCCCGATCTGTGTGCCGCGCGCAAAGGGCTTCGATATGGGGCTTGTTGCGGTGCTTGAGAAGCCAAGTGATGTGGAGGCGTATGCGGTGCATCCGGCGCATTTGGA GGTGCATAAGATGAGGGAGGAGTTGTGTGAGGATACGTTGGCTTATGATCTGGAGTTTTAG